Proteins encoded in a region of the Aliivibrio fischeri ATCC 7744 = JCM 18803 = DSM 507 genome:
- a CDS encoding PACE efflux transporter encodes MKTNERIFHAILFEVLAVSLSIIGLAIFTDHDVTALSGTMIVVATIAMIWNFIYNWIFDQFFTGEKTQRTLSLRIFHVILFELGLLFVTVPVMAYLLNVGIWEAFVMDIGVTIFITIYAFAFNLIYDNVRAILVKRITGDKSVTA; translated from the coding sequence ATGAAAACTAATGAGCGCATTTTTCATGCCATTTTATTTGAAGTATTAGCCGTCAGCTTATCTATTATTGGATTAGCCATTTTTACTGATCATGATGTTACGGCACTATCAGGAACCATGATAGTCGTTGCAACTATCGCCATGATTTGGAATTTCATTTATAACTGGATTTTTGATCAATTCTTCACTGGTGAAAAAACACAACGCACGCTGTCATTACGTATTTTCCACGTTATCTTATTTGAGTTAGGCTTGCTGTTTGTCACTGTGCCAGTAATGGCTTACTTATTAAACGTAGGCATCTGGGAAGCGTTTGTGATGGATATCGGCGTAACTATATTTATCACCATCTACGCCTTTGCTTTTAATCTTATATACGACAATGTTCGAGCGATATTAGTGAAAAGAATAACGGGGGATAAATCGGTCACTGCGTGA
- a CDS encoding LysR family transcriptional regulator, with product MYSFEQLKIFVTVCECGSFSAAARQLKRAQSGVSQAIANLEISINQELFNREKNTPVLTEKGKALLPIAQSILHQQKYFDQKVESLEKEHEYELVIAIDESLINDDLLQILATLADKFPVTDVEIITTSTFDVEDLVRKGKAQVGIVYADGELKVDMDFFTLGQIRFLTVAAPDHELAALPMVNDAALKGHRQLVHRSSKGKELWFSYGISSKLWYANTHQALIELACRGVGWTIVPEHTVTSFIEQKKLVALPIAHEFHGWLTPMGCLVSRRHAFGPVLEDLLSSLQELSKAVH from the coding sequence ATGTACAGTTTTGAGCAATTAAAAATTTTTGTCACCGTATGTGAGTGCGGTTCTTTCTCGGCTGCGGCTCGTCAATTAAAACGTGCTCAATCAGGCGTGAGTCAGGCCATTGCTAATTTAGAGATCTCGATTAACCAAGAGCTGTTTAATCGTGAGAAAAATACGCCAGTACTGACAGAGAAGGGTAAGGCTTTATTACCAATTGCTCAATCTATTTTGCACCAGCAGAAATACTTTGATCAAAAGGTTGAGTCGTTAGAAAAAGAGCATGAATATGAGTTGGTTATTGCGATTGATGAGAGCTTAATTAATGATGATTTATTGCAAATTTTAGCGACATTGGCGGATAAGTTTCCCGTTACCGATGTTGAAATTATAACGACCTCAACCTTTGATGTTGAAGATCTGGTTAGAAAGGGAAAAGCACAAGTAGGTATCGTCTATGCTGATGGCGAGCTTAAAGTTGATATGGATTTTTTCACCTTAGGACAAATACGTTTTCTTACTGTGGCTGCGCCAGATCATGAATTAGCGGCTTTACCAATGGTGAATGATGCGGCATTGAAAGGACATCGACAGTTAGTGCATCGAAGCTCGAAGGGAAAAGAACTGTGGTTCAGTTACGGGATCAGTTCAAAACTATGGTATGCCAACACGCATCAAGCCTTAATCGAGTTAGCGTGCCGTGGGGTGGGTTGGACTATCGTTCCAGAACATACAGTGACAAGTTTCATTGAGCAGAAAAAGTTAGTTGCGCTGCCGATTGCTCATGAGTTTCATGGTTGGTTAACGCCTATGGGTTGCTTGGTCTCTCGGCGTCACGCATTTGGCCCCGTATTAGAGGATCTATTGTCATCACTGCAAGAGTTAAGTAAGGCGGTTCATTAA
- a CDS encoding RebB family R body protein gives MSNSDYTTLQEFSDQPTSITETTLSETIGLSMHNLVANQQQSQVTTAASVSSTCARLLATPQAKSIKNNNEENTDTPEQKKKKGLSSLFSRS, from the coding sequence ATGTCTAACTCTGACTATACAACACTTCAAGAATTTTCAGATCAACCAACATCAATAACTGAAACAACGTTATCTGAAACTATTGGCTTATCAATGCATAACTTAGTTGCAAACCAGCAACAATCTCAAGTAACAACAGCGGCCTCTGTTAGCAGTACTTGTGCCCGACTGCTCGCAACTCCGCAAGCAAAATCAATAAAGAATAACAATGAAGAAAATACGGACACACCAGAACAAAAAAAGAAAAAAGGGTTAAGTAGCTTATTCTCACGCTCTTAA
- a CDS encoding structural protein P5, whose amino-acid sequence MIILSEDKYEKGIYFSLNHFLMIFFVFILCAFFLKDYYLFKWDVLGSRDFTETINKGMENKKALSRGLRNNNPLNIRNSFSNKWLGEVKISQKKDSDFEEFINIRYGFRAAYKVLMTYRTEYNIKTIDGIIRRFSPTNENNTEGIITKLSNMTGIEKHKVISGYDYINLIHKMTIIESGYKFPISLIEKSILIK is encoded by the coding sequence GTGATTATATTGAGTGAAGATAAATACGAAAAAGGTATATATTTTAGTTTGAATCACTTTTTAATGATTTTTTTTGTTTTTATTTTATGTGCATTTTTTTTGAAAGATTATTATTTATTTAAATGGGATGTGTTAGGGAGCAGAGATTTTACTGAAACCATAAATAAAGGAATGGAAAATAAAAAGGCGTTAAGTAGAGGTCTTAGAAATAATAATCCTTTAAATATTAGAAACTCTTTTTCTAATAAATGGCTTGGAGAGGTGAAAATCAGCCAAAAAAAAGACAGTGATTTTGAAGAATTTATTAATATTCGTTATGGATTTAGGGCAGCTTATAAAGTTTTAATGACCTATAGAACAGAATATAACATAAAAACAATTGACGGCATTATTAGAAGGTTTTCACCAACTAATGAAAATAATACAGAAGGAATAATTACTAAGTTATCTAATATGACAGGGATAGAAAAACATAAAGTAATTAGTGGTTATGATTATATTAATCTTATTCATAAAATGACAATTATTGAATCTGGATATAAATTTCCTATTTCATTAATTGAGAAAAGTATATTAATTAAATAA
- a CDS encoding RebB family R body protein codes for MSDQTVLKVNSQITDSITQVNTKVLGETPAMAMGNLLMSTSHALSNAAHNATAAQQQGQMSMQAATVLGLNSLMSVGSSVIGRSSEEVIKKG; via the coding sequence ATGTCAGATCAAACAGTATTAAAAGTAAATTCACAAATTACCGATTCAATCACACAAGTTAATACCAAAGTGCTTGGTGAAACTCCAGCAATGGCGATGGGCAACTTATTGATGTCCACATCACATGCGTTAAGTAACGCTGCACATAATGCGACGGCAGCTCAACAGCAAGGCCAGATGTCAATGCAAGCAGCGACTGTTTTAGGGCTGAACTCATTAATGAGTGTGGGCTCTTCAGTTATTGGTCGTTCTAGTGAAGAAGTTATTAAGAAAGGCTAA
- a CDS encoding RebB family R body protein codes for MAETNTATSAVNAQITDAVTQVNTKVVGETPAMAMGNLLMSTSHALSNTAHNATAAQQQGQITMQAATVQGVNSLMSVSSAVIGRSSEEVIEKG; via the coding sequence ATGGCAGAAACAAATACAGCAACATCCGCAGTTAATGCTCAGATTACAGATGCAGTAACACAAGTTAATACAAAAGTGGTTGGTGAAACACCAGCGATGGCGATGGGAAATCTATTGATGTCTACATCGCATGCATTAAGTAATACCGCTCACAATGCAACAGCTGCTCAGCAACAAGGACAAATCACGATGCAAGCAGCAACCGTACAAGGGGTTAATTCATTAATGAGCGTTAGTTCGGCTGTTATTGGTCGTTCTAGCGAAGAAGTCATTGAAAAAGGCTAA
- a CDS encoding RebB family R body protein: protein MSDTATSAVNAQITDSVTQVNTKVVGETPAMAMGNLLMSTSHALSNTAHNATAAQQQGQITMQAATVQGVNSLMSVGSAVIGRVGEEIIEKG from the coding sequence ATGTCAGATACAGCAACATCAGCAGTTAATGCGCAAATTACAGACTCAGTAACACAAGTTAATACCAAAGTTGTGGGAGAAACCCCTGCGATGGCGATGGGTAACTTATTGATGTCTACATCTCATGCATTAAGTAATACAGCACACAATGCGACAGCAGCCCAACAACAAGGTCAGATCACAATGCAAGCAGCAACGGTTCAAGGTGTTAATTCGCTGATGAGTGTAGGCTCTGCTGTCATTGGCCGAGTGGGTGAAGAGATCATCGAGAAAGGTTAA
- a CDS encoding RebB family R body protein: MPDTNTGTGSDANAATSAVNSQITDSVTQVNTQVVGETPAMAMGNLQMSTSHALSNTAHNATSAQQQGQITMQAATVQGVNSLMSVGSAVIGRVGEEIIEKG, encoded by the coding sequence ATGCCAGATACAAATACAGGCACAGGTTCAGACGCAAATGCTGCAACATCAGCAGTTAATTCACAAATCACTGATTCGGTAACACAAGTTAATACACAAGTTGTAGGAGAAACCCCTGCAATGGCGATGGGTAACTTGCAAATGTCGACATCTCATGCGCTAAGCAATACAGCGCATAACGCTACGTCTGCTCAGCAACAAGGTCAGATCACAATGCAAGCAGCAACGGTTCAAGGTGTTAATTCACTGATGAGTGTAGGCTCTGCTGTCATTGGTCGCGTGGGCGAAGAAATCATCGAAAAAGGTTAA
- a CDS encoding RebB family R body protein → MPDTNTGADTNANAATSAVNAQITDAVTQVNTKVVGETPAMAMGNLLMSTSHALSNTAHNATSAQQQGQIMMQAATVQGVNSLMSVGSAVIGRVGEEIIEKG, encoded by the coding sequence ATGCCAGATACAAATACAGGCGCAGATACAAACGCAAATGCAGCAACATCAGCGGTAAACGCACAAATTACAGATGCGGTGACACAAGTTAATACCAAAGTTGTGGGAGAAACTCCTGCAATGGCGATGGGTAACTTATTAATGTCAACATCACATGCGTTAAGCAATACAGCGCATAACGCTACGTCTGCTCAACAACAAGGTCAGATTATGATGCAAGCAGCAACGGTTCAAGGTGTTAATTCTCTCATGAGTGTTGGATCAGCTGTGATCGGTCGAGTGGGCGAAGAGATCATCGAAAAAGGTTAA
- a CDS encoding RebB family R body protein, with amino-acid sequence MSDTATSAVNAQITDSVTQVNTKVVGETPAMAMGNLLLSTSHALSNTAHNATTAQQQGQITIQAASIQGINSLMSVGSAVIGRSSEEVIEKG; translated from the coding sequence ATGTCAGATACAGCAACATCAGCAGTTAATGCTCAGATTACAGATTCAGTAACACAAGTGAATACTAAAGTTGTGGGAGAAACCCCTGCAATGGCAATGGGTAACTTATTATTGTCAACATCGCATGCTCTAAGTAATACAGCACATAATGCGACGACAGCGCAGCAACAAGGTCAGATCACAATTCAGGCGGCATCAATTCAAGGAATTAATTCATTAATGAGTGTTGGTTCTGCTGTTATTGGTCGTTCGAGTGAAGAAGTGATTGAGAAAGGTTAA